In Melitaea cinxia chromosome Z, ilMelCinx1.1, whole genome shotgun sequence, a single window of DNA contains:
- the LOC123668629 gene encoding T-cell acute lymphocytic leukemia protein 1 homolog: MSGTRTQVADSSTSPPLSENRRLGYSGLKFAYGDGSDDESHSIATELPSCVYAAARSRLQLPLAAYVHQHSRQLHTDAILESSVETDYQCGGSPYRVQRAAANVRERRRMLRSGPNGSINSAFDELRVHVPTFPYEKRLSKIDTLRLAIAYIALLREVLDADYDPLTYVEKCLRGEIKADRAHWNTSDLTARLSWINWENLGVNPQRRSVLTSLALSSDNLQYPHN; encoded by the exons atgtcaGGAACAAGAACACAGGTCGCCGATTCGTCCACTTCACCTCCTTTGAG TGAAAATCGACGCTTAGGATATTCTGGACTAAAGTTCGCTTACGGCGACGGTTCGGATGACGAGAGTCATTCCATAGCGACGGAACTACCATCCTGCGTGTATGCGGCTGCGAGATCCAGGCTGCAACTGCCACTCGCTGCCTACGTCCATCAACATTCTCGCCAATTACATACAG ATGCGATCCTGGAGTCATCAGTAGAGACAGATTACCAATGCGGCGGGTCCCCTTACCGAGTGCAGCGTGCCGCGGCGAACGTTCGAGAAAGACGACGGATGCTGAGGTCCGGACCCAATGG CAGTATAAACTCGGCGTTCGACGAATTGCGTGTGCACGTACCGACTTTTCCTTACGAGAAAAGACTCAGTAAAATCGACACTCTACGGCTGGCCATCGCGTATATAGCGCTCTTGAGAGAG GTCTTAGATGCTGACTACGATCCACTAACATATGTAGAAAAATGCCTCCGTGGAGAAATAAAAGCAGATAGAGCTCACTGGAATACTAGTG ATTTAACAGCCAGACTATCATGGATTAACTGGGAGAATCTTGGAGTAAACCCACAACGCAGAAGTGTCCTCACATCACTAGCGCTCAGCTCTGACAATCTGCAATATCCtcacaattaa
- the LOC123668761 gene encoding peptide transporter family 1-like — MAIWESYAVAHELRCNVVKREFMVLKSGLKTYLEKAVVSLCSTPLCRVNKFKCLGNWATANLKDDYEIERKRRSLSDASASSEICKVYEVSQINAFQSILELTILALLLIAFGTGGIKPCVSAFGGDQFKLPEQEKYLGYFFSLFYFSINAGSLISTFLTPILRADVHCFGDNDCYSLAFGVPGILMIISIIFFVAGKRFYIMKSPTGNVMSRVASCIGHAVLRSFQNKEKREHWLDHADDKYDTNLIEDVKALLGVLVLFIPLPVFWALFDQQGSRWTFQADRMEQDIGGWTLKADQMQVLNPLLILIFIPLFEVAIYPCLTWCRLIRKPLHKMIWGGILAAFAFVISGIVELSLLPTYGTPVSDGLAQLRIYNGYDCNFTLNMNVQNITYNATIGPLGAYEKLDIEADQIIQLPYSLRGMPNSACENITFSNTFSLLEKTANSYFISNNNLYNFIDDNNKAIDGVNVRFLTNAYTPVKIDVQSNKGNTTTLSIAGDDTTQKTTAKGTYDVLVNSLVVLPEFKFQAGAVYTIIIHQSENGSYMSDVVTITPPNTVHILWLIPQYVIMTMGEVMFSVTGLQFSFTQAPASMKSVLQSIWLLTVAFGNLIVILIVKGNFLDAQWKEFFLFAGLMLLDMLIFMTMAFRWKYVELKDSTEELAIEEIKVPDKTKDLEHKEN; from the exons ATGGCAATATGGGAATCTTATGCGGTGGCTCACGAGCTAAGGTGTAATGTTGTAAAAAGGGAGTTTATGGTCTTGAAGTCTGGTTTGAAGACCTATTTAGAGAAAGCAGTAGTCTCGCTCTGTAGCACACCGCTGTGCcgagtaaataaatttaaatgcctGGGCAACTGGGCTACCGCTAATTTAAAGGATGACTATGAAATTGAGAGGAAACGTCGCTCTCTGTCCGATGCAAGTGCTAGCTCGGAGATTTGCAAGGTATACGAAGTCAGTCAAATTAACGCTTTCCAAAGCATACT CGAGTTAACAATCCTAGCTCTCCTACTAATTGCCTTTGGTACCGGCGGCATTAAGCCTTGTGTGTCGGCATTCGGCGGAGATCAGTTTAAATTGCCAGAACAAGAGAAATACTTGGGATACTTTTTCTCGTTGTTCTACTTTTCTATAAATGCTGGAAGTTTAATATCCACCTTCCTTACACCGATTTTAAGAGCAGACGTACACTGTTTCGGCGATAACGATTGTTATTCCTTGGCTTTCGGTGTTCCTGGCATTCTTATGATAATTTCTATAA TATTTTTTGTAGCCGGCAAAAGGTTTTACATAATGAAAAGTCCTACCGGCAACGTAATGAGCAGGGTTGCGTCATGCATTGGA CACGCTGTGTTGAGATCCTTTCAGAATAAAGAGAAAAGGGAACACTGGTTGGACCATGCTGACGACAAATATGATACTAATCTTATCGAAGATGTAAAAGCACTTCTTGGTGTACTAGTATTATTCATACCGCTACCAGTATTTTGGGCTTTATTTGATCAACAA GGTTCTAGATGGACATTCCAAGCTGACAGAATGGAACAGGATATTGGCGGTTGGACTCTAAAGGCTGACCAAATGCAAGTTCTTAATCCACTTCTAATCTTAATCTTCATCCCACTTTTCGAAGTA GCAATTTACCCTTGTTTGACATGGTGCAGACTTATAAGAAAGCCACTACACAAAATGATATGGGGTGGTATTTTGGCTGCTTTTGCTTTCGTTATATCTGGTATTGTAGAGCTCAGCCTActt ccCACGTATGGTACCCCTGTATCAGATGGCTTAGCACAGCTGAGAATATATAATGGTTATGATTGTAACTTTACTTTGAATATGAATGTgcaaaatattacatacaatgcTACAATTGGACCATTAGGAGCTTATGAAAAACTAGATATTGAAGCTGATCAAATTATTCAACTACCATATTCTCTTCGAGGAATGCCAAACAGTGCGTGTGAAAATATAACGTTTAGTAATACTTTCTCGTTATTGGAAAAAACAgctaattcttattttataagtaacaacaatttgtacaattttattgatGATAATAACAAAGCTATCGACGGCGTTAATGTCAG attTTTGACCAATGCTTATACACCCGTGAAAATTGATGTTCAAAGTAATAAAGGAAATACAACAACCTTGAGTATTGCTGGTGATGATACAACGCAAAAGACTACGGCAAAGGGAACTTACGACGTTTTAGTAAACAGTCTTGTAGTGTTACcagaatttaaatttcaagctgGAGCTGTATACACGATTATCATACATCAATCAGAAAACGGGAGCTAT ATGTCCGACGTCGTGACTATTACTCCTCCGAACACCGTCCATATACTCTGGCTGATACCTCAGTATGTCATAATGACGATGGGAGAAGTAATGTTCTCAGTCACAGGTCTCCAGTTTTCATTCACTCAGGCTCCAGCCAGTATGAAGTCTGTGCTCCAATCGATCTGGTTACTTACGGTTGCCTTCGGCAATCTTATTGTAATCCTCATCGTCAAAGGAAACTTTTTGGACGCACAG tggAAAGAATTTTTCTTATTCGCGGGACTTATGTTGCTcgatatgttaatatttatgacTATGGCATTTAGATGGAAATACGTGGAACTGAAGGATAGTACCGAAGAATTAGCCATTGAAGAAATCAAAGTTCCCGACAAAACGAAAGACTTGGAGCATAAAGAGAACTAG
- the LOC123668762 gene encoding uncharacterized protein LOC123668762, whose protein sequence is MTLDTGASRTIVNPKLVKAARGHKRRINCRLLTASGQPIPVLGEMSVTMYVGGSSYSHNVIVAEIMDDCILGLDFMKKHNCRINVTDGVFKCGEEEIFILGGACGKVACVKKVIIPGRAEARVLVKLPTTGKKKLNRCVLIEDTPTKTSAQKLMTARTLVSGSSNAVVKVLNLDDREICLNKGDVIGKCEEVVWMKKCSSMTGADLAKSNNYGLVTELLDDCKSNLSYSQSIKAKKFLQRYAHIFSSHEGDLGRTSVVQHRIDTGRIRSVISAMLSSVMESRQIRRNWKQSKNGLPLRTKPKCGHSSDCAHTTGVLLRDSQR, encoded by the exons ATGACTCTAGACACAGGAGCCTCTAGAACAATAGTGAACCCAAAGCTGGTAAAAGCTGCAAGGGGACACAAGAGGAGAATTAACTGTCGGCTTCTTACGGCCTCCGGTCAGCCAATACCCGTCCTGGGAGAAATGTCAGTTACGATGTATGTAGGGGGGTCCTCATACTCTCATAACGTTATCGTGGCTGAGATTATGGATGATTgcatcttgggtttggatttTATGAAGAAACACAACTGCAGAATTAATGTCACTGACGGAGTTTTCAAGTGTGGTGAAGAAGAAATCTTCATTCTTGGTGGTGCTTGCGGGAAAGTTGCATGTGTAAAGAAAGTCATTATACCTGGAAGAGCGGAAGCTCGGGTGTTGGTGAAACTACCGACAACTGGAAAGAAAAAGTTAAACAGATGCGTGTTGATCGAAGACACACCTACCAAAACATCGGCGCAAAAACTGATGACGGCGAGAACCCTTGTTAGTGGAAGCAGTAACGCTGTGGTCAAGGTTTTGAACCTTGATGATCGCGAGATCTGCTTGAACAAAGGTGACGTCATTGGAAAGTGCGAAGAAGTTGTCTGGATGAAAAAGTGTAGTTCGATGACAGGCGCAGACTTGGCAAAGAGCAACAACTACGGATTAGTGACTGAGCTACTCGATGACTGCAAGAGTAATCTCTCTTATTCGCAGAGCATAAAAGCCAAGAAGTTTTTACAGCGCTACGCGCATATCTTCTCCAGTCACGAAGGAGACCTTGGAAGAACATCAGTGGTCCAGCACAGGATAGATACAGGAA GAATAAGGTCAGTTATCTCGGCCATGTTATCCTCAGTGATGGAATCCAGACAGATCCGGAGAAACTGGAAGCAGTCCAAAAATGGCCTACCCCTAAGGACAAAACCGAAGTGCGGGCATTCCTCGGACTGTGCTCATACTACAGGCGTTTTGTTAAGGGATTCTCAGAGATAG